The following are encoded together in the Thermococcus sibiricus MM 739 genome:
- a CDS encoding coiled-coil protein, which translates to MQVKVDPEEIKRIKAEIEVLEREKKEIKERLEQLQKELNIWVQKRDEKNKEVKHLREKAREYKTKRDEVNQQIQELKKNREEINAKLNLLYQEAMEYRAKRDEYRQLRRLKMPKEKIEERIEKLEWELQTNPTITSEREKQIVDQIQVLATELEILQQADRFHKRLQETRKKIESLKRARRAMGLEIQKLANQSQQFHEQMLKSYQQADEIKKEADEYHQKVIELRDKMREIREELREVEKKIFEFDQKHKELIAYKMVAKMRSKKDATFERAVEALEKFKRGEKLTLDELLLLQRYNLV; encoded by the coding sequence ATGCAAGTGAAAGTAGACCCAGAAGAAATTAAAAGGATAAAAGCCGAAATAGAGGTTTTAGAAAGAGAGAAAAAGGAAATTAAAGAGAGATTAGAACAGCTCCAAAAAGAGCTGAATATTTGGGTACAAAAAAGAGATGAGAAAAATAAAGAAGTAAAACACCTAAGAGAAAAGGCTAGGGAATACAAAACTAAGAGGGATGAAGTTAATCAACAGATTCAGGAACTTAAGAAGAACAGAGAGGAGATAAATGCCAAACTTAATCTCCTGTATCAAGAGGCTATGGAGTATAGAGCTAAAAGGGATGAATACCGACAACTTAGAAGACTTAAAATGCCAAAAGAAAAAATAGAGGAAAGAATAGAGAAGCTTGAATGGGAATTACAGACTAACCCGACCATAACTTCTGAAAGGGAAAAACAAATAGTTGATCAAATTCAGGTTCTGGCAACAGAGCTTGAGATTCTTCAGCAGGCCGATAGATTCCACAAGAGATTACAAGAGACTAGAAAAAAGATAGAAAGTTTGAAAAGAGCTAGAAGGGCCATGGGTCTGGAAATACAAAAATTAGCAAATCAAAGTCAACAGTTCCATGAGCAGATGCTTAAATCTTATCAACAAGCAGATGAAATCAAGAAAGAAGCGGATGAATATCATCAGAAGGTTATAGAGTTGCGGGATAAAATGAGGGAAATCAGAGAGGAACTAAGAGAAGTAGAAAAGAAAATTTTTGAATTTGATCAGAAACACAAAGAGCTTATAGCCTACAAAATGGTAGCAAAAATGAGATCAAAGAAAGATGCTACATTTGAGCGCGCAGTAGAGGCCCTTGAAAAATTCAAACGTGGAGAAAAACTTACTCTTGATGAGCTACTCCTCCTGCAGAGGTATAACCTGGTGTGA
- a CDS encoding lysylphosphatidylglycerol synthase transmembrane domain-containing protein, producing the protein MKKRDGALIGIGIVVILILMWWAGIEETIELIIRADLRFLLLALLMQVFATLAWVFRWSIFLKRAEVVVRTKDILIATLVGIFANNLTPGARAGGEPARMYVITKRSDSTYGQVFATIMADRILDVIPVLLFTLVAFKYALSLKIKLLLSVLSLSTVALLMIVFVSLLVSLNENLAFKLLSKITNLGKRIFPERFAGIESKIEERLKKSIFEFRETFLELSKDPVVMGKTLFYSLALWGFMLLRTYFVFESVGYHLEIYKILMVQMAGIALGMISILPGGVGITEAVNSALYLSLRISKSLAVSATVLDRFISFWLPTIIGGGLSMYLGTKFTQKSVRK; encoded by the coding sequence ATGAAGAAAAGAGATGGAGCGTTAATAGGAATTGGCATTGTTGTGATTTTGATCTTAATGTGGTGGGCCGGGATAGAGGAAACTATTGAGCTTATAATAAGGGCTGATCTGAGATTTCTCCTTTTAGCGTTGCTTATGCAAGTTTTTGCAACACTTGCTTGGGTCTTTAGATGGAGCATCTTCCTAAAACGAGCAGAAGTAGTTGTGAGGACAAAGGACATTTTAATAGCTACCTTAGTGGGGATATTTGCAAACAATCTAACTCCCGGGGCTAGAGCTGGTGGAGAACCTGCTAGAATGTATGTGATAACTAAAAGATCTGATAGTACTTATGGGCAAGTTTTTGCCACTATTATGGCTGATAGAATTTTGGACGTTATCCCTGTATTGTTATTTACTCTTGTAGCGTTTAAATATGCACTTTCCTTAAAAATCAAACTTTTACTGTCGGTTCTTTCACTTTCAACTGTAGCGCTTCTCATGATAGTTTTTGTAAGTCTCTTGGTCTCATTAAATGAAAACTTGGCATTCAAGCTATTATCAAAAATAACAAACCTTGGAAAACGTATATTCCCTGAAAGATTTGCAGGAATAGAATCAAAAATTGAGGAGAGGCTTAAGAAATCAATCTTTGAGTTTAGGGAAACTTTTTTGGAACTTTCAAAAGACCCAGTTGTTATGGGAAAGACCTTATTCTATTCTTTAGCTCTATGGGGTTTTATGCTTCTCCGTACTTACTTTGTTTTTGAGAGTGTTGGGTATCATCTTGAGATATACAAAATTTTGATGGTTCAAATGGCAGGAATAGCGCTGGGAATGATAAGTATTCTTCCTGGAGGGGTTGGAATAACGGAAGCTGTAAATTCGGCTCTTTATTTAAGTTTAAGAATTAGTAAAAGCTTAGCTGTCAGTGCAACAGTCTTAGATAGGTTTATATCTTTTTGGCTTCCAACAATTATTGGAGGAGGGCTAAGTATGTATCTAGGAACAAAATTTACTCAAAAGAGTGTGAGAAAATGA
- a CDS encoding RsmB/NOP family class I SAM-dependent RNA methyltransferase, which translates to MYKEAFPVELRRYYYGFFGDEAEELMRTLREPVEKYYIRVNTLKISRDRLIEDLRKEGLEPKRSPYLEEGIYFEREGPNFLDDYNPDLPKVVANKFASESVYQGAQLYAPGVLKADKGIREGDQVQIRDPKGLLVGIGIARMNAKEMIIATRGVAVEVTMPKFKLPSLNELESYEKGYFYVQTLPSMVASHVLDPKEGDLIIDMTAAPGGKTSHIAQLLENRGEILALDKSKNRLSKMKNELERLGVKNVKLIQMDSRNLPELGIQADKILLDAPCTALGVRPKLWETRTPKDIDATARYQKHFINAAIKSLRKGGVLVYSTCTLSYEENEGNVKYMLKKGLKLEEQKLFIGSPGIGINKVQRFYPHKHKTQGFFIARLRKVS; encoded by the coding sequence ATGTATAAAGAAGCATTTCCAGTGGAACTTCGGCGGTATTATTACGGTTTCTTTGGAGATGAAGCGGAGGAGCTTATGAGGACACTAAGAGAACCTGTAGAGAAGTATTACATAAGAGTGAATACCCTTAAGATTAGTAGAGACAGACTTATCGAGGATCTCAGAAAGGAAGGATTAGAGCCGAAGAGGAGTCCTTATTTAGAAGAGGGAATATATTTCGAGAGAGAAGGCCCAAATTTCTTAGATGATTACAATCCCGATTTGCCCAAAGTTGTTGCAAATAAGTTTGCCTCTGAAAGTGTTTATCAGGGAGCACAACTATATGCTCCTGGAGTTTTAAAAGCAGATAAAGGGATTAGGGAGGGAGACCAAGTTCAAATAAGAGATCCAAAGGGACTTTTGGTGGGAATAGGCATTGCTAGGATGAATGCCAAAGAAATGATAATAGCCACAAGGGGTGTGGCGGTTGAGGTGACTATGCCAAAGTTTAAACTTCCAAGTCTAAATGAATTAGAGAGTTATGAAAAAGGTTACTTCTATGTGCAGACTCTGCCTTCAATGGTTGCTTCTCACGTTTTAGATCCCAAAGAAGGAGATCTTATAATAGACATGACTGCCGCACCGGGAGGAAAGACCTCACATATAGCACAATTACTTGAAAATAGAGGAGAGATATTGGCTTTAGACAAATCCAAGAATAGACTCTCAAAAATGAAAAATGAACTTGAGAGGTTGGGTGTAAAAAATGTTAAACTAATCCAAATGGACTCAAGAAATCTTCCTGAGCTTGGGATTCAAGCGGATAAAATTTTGTTGGATGCTCCATGCACGGCATTGGGAGTTAGGCCCAAACTATGGGAGACAAGGACTCCAAAAGATATAGATGCAACTGCTAGATATCAAAAACACTTTATAAATGCAGCAATAAAAAGCCTTAGAAAGGGAGGGGTTTTAGTTTATTCAACCTGCACTTTAAGTTATGAAGAGAATGAGGGGAATGTCAAGTACATGCTGAAAAAGGGTTTAAAGCTAGAGGAACAAAAACTCTTCATTGGTTCCCCCGGCATCGGAATTAATAAAGTCCAGCGCTTTTATCCCCACAAGCACAAAACCCAAGGGTTTTTTATAGCGAGACTAAGGAAGGTGAGCTGA
- a CDS encoding bifunctional N(6)-L-threonylcarbamoyladenine synthase/serine/threonine protein kinase, which produces MIALGIEGTAHTLGIGIVTEDKVLANVFNTLTTEKGGIHPKEAAEHHAKLLRPLLKKALQEAKVNIKDVDVIAFSQGPGLGPALRVVATAARALALRYNKPIVGVNHCIAHVEVTKMFGIKDPVGLYVSGGNTQILALEGGRYRVFGETLDIGIGNAIDTFAREIGLGFPGGPKIEKLAQRGEKYIELPYTVKGMDLSFSGILTEAVRKYKTGKYKLEDIAYSFQETAFAALIEVTERAVAHTGKEEVVLVGGVAANNRLREMLKTMSEERSIKFFVPPYDLCRDNGAMIAYNGLRMFKAGIRFNIEETIVKQKFRTDEMEVTW; this is translated from the coding sequence ATGATCGCTTTAGGAATTGAAGGTACTGCACATACGCTGGGCATAGGGATCGTAACAGAAGATAAAGTACTTGCCAACGTATTTAACACTCTAACCACCGAAAAAGGAGGTATACATCCAAAAGAGGCAGCAGAACATCATGCAAAGCTCCTACGCCCCCTCTTAAAAAAGGCCCTTCAAGAGGCCAAAGTTAATATCAAGGATGTGGATGTTATAGCCTTTTCTCAAGGCCCAGGTTTAGGGCCAGCTTTGAGAGTTGTGGCAACAGCGGCTAGAGCTTTGGCCCTACGATACAACAAACCAATAGTAGGGGTAAACCATTGTATTGCTCATGTAGAAGTTACCAAGATGTTTGGGATTAAAGATCCAGTGGGCCTTTATGTGAGTGGTGGGAATACCCAAATTTTAGCCCTAGAAGGAGGAAGGTACAGAGTTTTTGGGGAGACCCTTGATATAGGCATTGGCAATGCAATAGATACATTTGCGAGAGAAATTGGTCTTGGATTCCCAGGTGGCCCCAAAATTGAAAAACTTGCTCAGAGAGGAGAGAAATACATTGAATTGCCTTACACAGTTAAAGGAATGGACTTAAGCTTTTCTGGAATTCTAACTGAGGCCGTAAGAAAGTATAAAACCGGAAAGTATAAACTTGAAGACATAGCATATTCTTTCCAAGAAACAGCCTTTGCGGCCCTTATTGAAGTTACTGAAAGGGCTGTAGCACATACTGGAAAAGAAGAAGTGGTTTTAGTGGGAGGAGTTGCTGCCAATAACCGCTTAAGGGAAATGCTCAAGACAATGAGTGAAGAAAGGAGTATAAAGTTCTTCGTTCCTCCCTATGATTTATGTAGAGATAATGGGGCCATGATAGCATATAATGGCCTGAGAATGTTTAAAGCTGGCATAAGATTCAACATTGAAGAAACTATTGTCAAACAAAAATTCAGAACCGATGAAATGGAAGTGACTTGGTGA
- a CDS encoding phytoene desaturase family protein translates to MKKVVTIGAGLGGLLTSAFLVKNGYDVTVLEKSPFVGGRFTNIAYKGFQLSTGALHMVPHGENGPLAHLLKLLNANVEIVNSTPKGKFFIDGKIYHYREGWKYLSLKEKAKAMKLLAEIKANKLPKGEEAHLNSWEWLSEKIGENEFAYLFIKSFLGWAVSLAPEEVSAIELAKEIKATLKWGGPGLIKGGCKAVSEELARIVRENGGKMITRKKAVEVDDGRVITADGEEYLYDILISNIGIRETVELFGRDEFDRNYLKRVDSLKPAEGIKINVALKGEPRIGNTVVFALDTKRINGYNEPSSLSLQLARKGYTLVMTHQALKSRDIKKEQRLGIEDLYYLFPDLEKNGEVLMVQTYRDGNPVNRVASGQHVEFPMENVYIVGDANKGEGGIEVEGIALGVMKTLQSLEIGNFAEWYL, encoded by the coding sequence GTGAAGAAAGTTGTAACAATTGGCGCTGGACTTGGAGGTCTTTTAACCAGTGCTTTTTTGGTTAAGAATGGATATGATGTCACAGTTTTAGAAAAATCTCCCTTTGTGGGGGGGAGATTTACCAACATTGCGTACAAGGGGTTTCAACTTTCAACAGGTGCTCTTCATATGGTTCCCCACGGTGAGAACGGTCCACTTGCCCATCTATTAAAGCTTCTCAATGCAAATGTGGAAATAGTAAACTCAACTCCCAAAGGAAAATTCTTCATAGATGGAAAAATATATCACTACAGGGAAGGCTGGAAGTATCTAAGCCTAAAAGAGAAGGCTAAAGCCATGAAGCTCTTAGCAGAGATAAAGGCCAATAAACTCCCAAAGGGGGAGGAAGCTCATCTCAACTCATGGGAATGGTTAAGTGAAAAGATAGGAGAGAATGAATTTGCATATCTCTTCATAAAAAGCTTTCTTGGATGGGCAGTTAGTCTAGCTCCCGAAGAAGTTTCTGCAATAGAATTGGCTAAGGAAATCAAGGCAACTTTAAAGTGGGGTGGACCAGGCCTTATAAAAGGCGGATGCAAGGCAGTTAGTGAAGAACTTGCAAGGATTGTGAGAGAAAACGGGGGAAAAATGATTACAAGGAAGAAAGCGGTGGAAGTGGATGATGGGAGAGTCATAACTGCAGATGGAGAAGAATACCTTTATGATATTCTCATTTCGAATATTGGTATAAGGGAGACGGTGGAGCTTTTTGGACGGGATGAATTTGATAGGAATTATTTAAAGAGAGTTGATTCTCTAAAGCCTGCTGAGGGCATTAAAATTAATGTAGCCCTAAAAGGGGAACCAAGAATAGGGAATACTGTTGTGTTTGCCCTAGATACCAAGAGAATAAATGGTTATAATGAACCCTCATCTCTTTCTCTCCAACTCGCAAGGAAGGGATACACTCTTGTAATGACCCACCAGGCCTTAAAAAGCAGAGATATAAAGAAAGAACAGAGACTTGGAATTGAAGACCTTTACTACCTCTTTCCAGATCTTGAAAAGAATGGAGAAGTCTTGATGGTTCAGACATATCGTGATGGGAATCCAGTTAATAGGGTTGCCTCAGGGCAGCATGTTGAATTTCCAATGGAGAATGTTTACATTGTAGGAGACGCTAATAAGGGTGAAGGTGGTATTGAGGTTGAAGGAATTGCCCTGGGAGTAATGAAAACCCTACAAAGTCTGGAAATAGGGAATTTCGCTGAATGGTACCTCTGA
- the coaD gene encoding phosphopantetheine adenylyltransferase yields the protein MRRYKKVVVGGTFDRLHLGHKALLRKAFEVGRYVYVGITSDEMIKDKPYAEKILPYDIRLRDLLKFFEVNGYSNYRIIKINSAIGFADKIRSLDAIVVSEETYKGALLVNKARKEKGLKPLDIVTIDIVKSKIGSKISSSLIRAGLIDPFGNPRR from the coding sequence ATGAGAAGGTATAAAAAGGTCGTTGTGGGTGGAACCTTTGATAGGTTGCATTTGGGGCATAAAGCTCTTCTTAGAAAGGCCTTTGAGGTAGGTAGGTACGTTTATGTTGGTATAACCTCTGACGAGATGATAAAGGACAAGCCGTATGCAGAAAAAATCCTTCCTTATGATATCCGTTTAAGGGATCTATTGAAGTTTTTTGAGGTTAATGGGTATAGTAATTATCGGATAATAAAAATTAATAGTGCTATAGGATTTGCAGATAAAATAAGAAGTTTGGATGCTATAGTGGTAAGTGAAGAAACCTACAAAGGGGCTCTCTTAGTTAATAAAGCAAGAAAGGAGAAAGGATTAAAACCTCTTGATATAGTTACAATAGACATAGTTAAAAGCAAAATTGGAAGTAAAATAAGCTCTTCCTTGATAAGGGCAGGGTTAATAGACCCTTTTGGCAATCCAAGGAGGTGA
- the arcC gene encoding carbamate kinase: MRKRVVIALGGNAILQRGQKGTYEEQMENVRKTARQIVDIILDNEYEVVITHGNGPQVGALLLQQDAGEHVHGIPAQPMDVCGAMSQGQIGYMIQQAIMNELRRRGVERPVATIVTQTIVDKNDPAFQHPSKPVGPFYSEETAKKLAKEKGWVVIEDAGRGWRRVVPSPDPKGHVEAPIIQDLVEKEFIVISSGGGGIPVVEENGELKGVEAVIDKDLAGERLAEEVNADIFMILTDVNGAAINYGRPNEKWLEKVTLGEIKRYYEEGHFKKGSMGPKVLAAIRFIEWGGERAIIAALDKAVEALEGKTGTQITR; the protein is encoded by the coding sequence ATGAGAAAGAGAGTTGTCATAGCTTTAGGTGGGAATGCTATTCTTCAAAGGGGTCAGAAAGGTACTTATGAAGAGCAAATGGAGAATGTGAGAAAGACTGCAAGGCAGATTGTTGATATTATTCTTGATAATGAGTATGAAGTGGTTATCACTCATGGTAATGGTCCTCAAGTTGGAGCTCTTCTTCTCCAACAGGATGCTGGAGAGCACGTGCATGGAATTCCTGCTCAACCTATGGATGTTTGTGGTGCAATGAGTCAGGGTCAAATAGGTTACATGATTCAGCAGGCAATAATGAATGAATTGAGGAGGAGGGGTGTTGAACGGCCAGTGGCGACTATAGTCACCCAAACTATTGTGGACAAGAATGATCCCGCTTTTCAGCACCCATCAAAACCAGTTGGGCCCTTCTATAGTGAAGAGACTGCTAAAAAACTCGCTAAGGAGAAAGGTTGGGTGGTTATAGAGGACGCTGGAAGGGGTTGGAGGAGGGTAGTGCCAAGTCCAGACCCAAAGGGACATGTAGAGGCTCCCATAATCCAAGATCTTGTTGAAAAAGAATTTATAGTGATATCTTCAGGTGGTGGAGGAATTCCTGTTGTAGAGGAGAATGGTGAGCTTAAGGGCGTTGAAGCAGTTATTGACAAAGATCTGGCTGGAGAAAGGCTTGCTGAGGAAGTTAACGCTGATATTTTCATGATTCTTACGGATGTTAATGGAGCTGCAATTAACTATGGTAGACCTAACGAAAAGTGGCTTGAAAAGGTTACTTTGGGAGAAATAAAGAGGTATTATGAGGAAGGCCACTTCAAAAAGGGTAGCATGGGGCCAAAAGTACTTGCAGCAATAAGGTTTATTGAGTGGGGTGGGGAGAGGGCAATAATAGCGGCACTGGATAAGGCTGTTGAGGCATTGGAAGGAAAAACAGGCACCCAAATAACAAGATGA
- a CDS encoding NAD(+) kinase, which yields MKFGIVARRDREEALKLAYRVYDFLKVNNYEVYVDEEAYIHFPHFSSEDVLSLKKMDVDMIIAIGGDGTVLRVEHNTSKDIPILAVNMGTLGFLAEIEPAETFFAISRILEGDYFIDERMKIRVFVEDVSIPDALNDVVILTSIPGKVTHLKYYVDGELAEDIRADGLIISTPTGSTAYALSAGGPLVDPRLHAILLVPLAPVALTARPLVVPDCSSIEIEVLTEREIVLTVDGQFYTQLPSNLKIRVEKSPRKTKFVRFSERIYPKYTLKIKKKF from the coding sequence ATGAAGTTTGGAATAGTAGCTCGGAGAGATCGTGAGGAAGCATTGAAGCTGGCTTATAGGGTATATGATTTTCTTAAGGTTAATAATTATGAGGTTTATGTTGATGAGGAGGCTTATATACACTTTCCCCATTTTTCTTCAGAAGATGTTCTATCGTTAAAAAAGATGGATGTAGATATGATAATTGCAATCGGGGGCGATGGAACTGTACTTAGAGTTGAACATAACACCTCAAAAGATATTCCAATTTTAGCTGTAAACATGGGAACTTTGGGGTTTTTGGCCGAGATAGAACCAGCAGAGACATTTTTTGCAATTTCGAGAATACTTGAGGGAGACTACTTTATTGATGAGAGAATGAAAATAAGAGTGTTTGTTGAGGATGTTAGCATACCAGATGCGCTTAATGATGTAGTGATTCTTACGAGCATTCCGGGGAAAGTTACGCACCTCAAGTACTACGTTGATGGCGAACTTGCTGAAGATATAAGAGCGGATGGGTTGATAATCTCAACGCCTACAGGTTCAACCGCCTATGCCCTATCTGCAGGGGGTCCTTTAGTTGATCCCCGTTTGCATGCAATTTTGTTAGTTCCTCTAGCTCCTGTGGCGTTAACGGCTAGACCTCTTGTGGTTCCTGATTGCTCCAGTATAGAAATAGAAGTATTGACTGAAAGGGAGATTGTTCTTACAGTTGATGGGCAGTTCTATACTCAATTGCCTTCTAACTTAAAAATAAGGGTTGAAAAATCACCAAGAAAAACGAAGTTTGTAAGGTTCTCAGAGAGAATTTATCCAAAATATACTTTGAAAATAAAGAAAAAATTTTAA
- a CDS encoding acetate--CoA ligase family protein → MEFFFYPSSVAVFGSFKKGAIAYEILGNIIEGGFEGDVTPVNPKGGEVEVANVRLKIEKKLEKNVDVAIIAIPAKFVPPLIDEIGDKVKGAVVISAGFSEVGNVDLEKELIEKARNKGVKVIGPNCAGIFGVHANFFGSFEVRVNKGGLALISQSGAFGGAALAMGNEEGIGFSAFVSYGNAADLTESDFLKYFADDKNTKVIALYIEGVKDGRKFIEALKYATSKKPVIVLKAGKSKSGSKAAQSHTGSMAGSYEIYRATFCQFNAIEVEEMEELFDAAKTFEMYESGGKRIAIITNSGGPGVLATDKAEKLGLEIAKLSEKTINELMEFLPPQCSVKNPVDLIADADYERYKKTIEILCRDENVDSLLIICVPPIFIPSEEIARAIIDAKCSKPIVVNFMAGDLVKNGIRLLDVHGFKNFLTPERAVRALKWLSLRKVFSNQDQFQ, encoded by the coding sequence ATGGAGTTCTTTTTTTATCCCTCATCAGTGGCAGTATTCGGATCTTTCAAAAAAGGTGCAATTGCATATGAGATTTTGGGGAATATTATTGAGGGAGGCTTTGAAGGGGATGTAACACCTGTAAACCCAAAAGGAGGAGAAGTAGAGGTTGCAAATGTAAGGCTCAAAATCGAGAAAAAACTAGAGAAAAATGTTGATGTTGCTATAATAGCTATTCCCGCGAAGTTTGTACCTCCCTTAATTGATGAAATCGGTGACAAAGTGAAAGGAGCTGTCGTAATAAGTGCCGGATTCAGCGAAGTAGGTAATGTGGACCTCGAAAAGGAGCTCATTGAAAAAGCAAGAAATAAAGGAGTTAAAGTTATCGGGCCCAATTGTGCGGGAATTTTTGGAGTTCACGCCAATTTCTTCGGTTCTTTTGAAGTACGGGTTAATAAGGGAGGACTTGCCTTAATATCTCAAAGTGGAGCTTTTGGTGGGGCCGCTTTGGCTATGGGAAATGAAGAAGGAATTGGATTTTCTGCCTTTGTCTCATATGGCAATGCAGCAGATTTAACAGAAAGCGATTTTCTAAAGTATTTTGCAGATGACAAAAACACAAAAGTTATCGCACTGTACATTGAGGGAGTAAAAGATGGAAGGAAGTTTATAGAGGCCCTAAAATATGCAACAAGCAAAAAACCAGTGATAGTATTAAAGGCTGGAAAGAGCAAGAGCGGAAGCAAGGCCGCCCAGAGCCATACCGGAAGTATGGCGGGTAGCTATGAAATCTATAGAGCAACTTTTTGCCAATTCAATGCAATAGAGGTTGAAGAAATGGAAGAACTGTTTGATGCAGCAAAAACCTTTGAGATGTATGAAAGTGGAGGAAAAAGAATTGCTATAATAACAAACTCTGGAGGGCCAGGGGTTCTCGCTACAGATAAAGCAGAAAAATTAGGTTTGGAAATCGCAAAATTGAGTGAGAAAACGATAAATGAACTTATGGAGTTTCTGCCTCCCCAGTGCTCTGTTAAGAACCCTGTTGATTTAATAGCTGATGCTGATTACGAACGATACAAGAAGACCATAGAGATCCTTTGTAGAGATGAAAACGTGGATAGTCTCCTCATTATCTGTGTTCCCCCAATATTTATCCCAAGCGAAGAAATAGCAAGGGCAATAATAGATGCAAAGTGTAGCAAACCCATTGTAGTGAACTTCATGGCTGGAGATCTCGTGAAAAATGGAATCAGACTTTTAGATGTCCATGGGTTTAAAAACTTCTTAACACCTGAAAGAGCTGTCAGGGCACTAAAATGGCTAAGTTTGAGGAAAGTTTTTAGTAACCAAGATCAATTCCAATAG
- a CDS encoding DUF3201 domain-containing protein: MNLLEIHNHLNKIWGEIFRMNEELKEKLSPMGFKVEPVEEVFNAYIYLEGEWREMIYPHPAFEIKPQGELGATIQSFYIVFGILKDKISQGFVLEFLKKFPKSYIYGSENFLEDIYNHKKPKLPDEVYRLITESQEEVLQFEVEEEEASEIEEKLFGFIKLAKKHGVLEL, from the coding sequence ATGAATTTGCTTGAAATTCATAATCATTTGAATAAAATTTGGGGTGAGATTTTTAGAATGAATGAGGAGCTTAAAGAGAAACTCTCCCCTATGGGCTTTAAAGTTGAACCTGTTGAAGAAGTTTTTAATGCCTATATTTATCTAGAAGGTGAATGGAGAGAGATGATCTATCCACACCCTGCTTTTGAGATAAAACCACAAGGAGAGCTTGGAGCTACTATTCAAAGCTTTTATATAGTTTTTGGGATTCTTAAAGATAAAATAAGCCAGGGTTTTGTTCTTGAATTCTTAAAAAAATTCCCCAAAAGCTATATCTATGGAAGTGAAAATTTTTTGGAGGATATTTATAATCACAAAAAACCCAAGTTGCCTGATGAAGTTTATAGGCTTATTACAGAAAGTCAAGAAGAAGTATTACAGTTTGAAGTTGAGGAGGAAGAGGCCTCAGAAATAGAGGAGAAACTTTTTGGTTTCATAAAGTTGGCAAAAAAACATGGTGTTCTAGAACTTTAA
- a CDS encoding flavin reductase family protein produces MYHLIYPMRTYLVVSGQGDEANVMAADWVTVLSHRPSLIGVAISPKRYTHRLISKYQEFVISVPSLEMLEDVWIAGTKSGPSKLREMNMTLVPSKKINTPSIKEALANIECRVVDARDYGDHTWFVGEIVGYTYNEDAFPKGRPNVRKANFLAHAAWTDFVTFEKRVYKTD; encoded by the coding sequence ATGTACCACCTTATTTACCCTATGAGGACATATCTAGTAGTTTCGGGCCAAGGTGATGAGGCCAATGTAATGGCTGCTGACTGGGTGACAGTACTTTCCCACCGGCCGAGTTTAATTGGTGTTGCAATTTCCCCAAAAAGATACACCCACAGGTTAATCTCTAAATATCAAGAATTCGTGATTAGTGTCCCAAGCTTAGAGATGCTTGAAGATGTTTGGATTGCAGGTACAAAAAGCGGCCCATCAAAACTTAGGGAGATGAACATGACCCTAGTCCCATCCAAAAAGATAAACACACCAAGCATTAAGGAGGCCCTAGCAAACATAGAGTGTAGAGTTGTAGACGCAAGAGATTATGGAGATCACACCTGGTTTGTTGGAGAGATCGTGGGCTACACATACAATGAAGACGCTTTTCCAAAAGGAAGGCCTAATGTAAGAAAAGCAAATTTCCTCGCTCATGCTGCATGGACAGACTTTGTAACATTCGAGAAGCGAGTTTACAAGACCGACTGA